The following proteins are encoded in a genomic region of Asterias amurensis chromosome 5, ASM3211899v1:
- the LOC139937431 gene encoding leishmanolysin-like peptidase, whose translation MGKLLYFLSHLYLFSVVTASVCVHRPPGRDEIKYGVHLDQTPTGRLRKRSASHPLRIHVEYEDDVDKLPAATSFLVKNDLLPAAVLLLSRMLNVWSSATGPVRLNRACAYSHYYTLPNDTHEYCLGACGNVTRCGPVTIPNKHLHACYTCDETQSQCKQSGGETGPGVADTDFILYVTAEMTSDCQIEDTTAHASFCQLEATLDRPIAGYINLCPSALSTDPSHRTMQLTTVQHEIIHSLGFTAALYAFYHDSDGLPFTPRDPSGLPPFSESLGLYQWSDRVIKELKRTDWDVRGGQITHTIHTMVTPNVRREARAHFDCPVMVGMEVENNGGYGTKLTHFEKRLLENEAMTGTHTHERVFSRLTLAVLEDTGWYQPNYDMADPLDWGKGLGCDFVRKSCKYWMDKQRESQEKLSPFCDVIREEPFTLTCSVGRKSVALCNLHQYSTDLEPKYQYFDSLPGISSEDLAKYGGTSELADYCPFHQQFNYKEPSGAKKSTTCQISANTPSRSENVAAEYYGMGSTCVEHGVAWRQSQCDQYQAQQTWGAGCYQYSCGKDGLKITIEGVNYLCSWEGQSIEISVTSSEYLHTGKIVCPSCQELCGSLCPRGSRRGKTLELTVSEPGDEGECPKLAYDSIGVCSEDCIVSDQSCGYGKKCCSNGCGHRCMKLVKSLSTDEPCPGLAPDVTRSKVTVVTVLLSLSFTLLFTNLSL comes from the exons ATAAAGTATGGCGTTCATTTGGACCAAACACCAACAGGCCGATTAAGAAAAAGAAGTGCGTCTCATCCCCTACGCATCCATGTGGAATATGAAGATGATGTTGATAAGCTACCTGCAGCTACCTCTTTTCTAGTCAAG AATGACCTGTTGCCCGCTGCCGTCTTACTTTTATCTCGTATGCTTAATGTTTGGTCATCAGCTACAGGCCCTGTTAGGCTAAATAG aGCATGTGCCTACTCGCATTACTACACTTTGCCTAATGATACCCACGAGTACTGCCTTGGTGCTTGTGGGAATGTCACACGATGTGGGCCTGTCACGATACCTAACAAACATCTTCAT GCGTGCTACACGTGTGATGAGACCCAGAGCCAGTGTAAACAAAGCGGCGGGGAGACGGGTCCAGGGGTGGCTGACACGGATTTCATTCTCTACGTTACCGCGGAGATGACCTCTGATTGTCAGATTGAGGACACAACGGCGCATGCGTCTTTCTGTCAACTGGAGGCCACCCTGGATAG GCCGATTGCTGGCTACATAAACCTGTGTCCGAGCGCTCTGAGCACCGATCCATCCCACCGCACCATGCAACTCACCACCGTACAGCATGAGATTATTCACTCATTG GGTTTTACTGCCGCCTTATATGCCTTTTATCATGATAGTGATGGTCTGCCTTTTACGCCTAGGGACCCATCAGGTCTACCACCGTTTAGTGAAAG CCTTGGACTGTACCAATGGAGTGATAGGGTGATTAAAGAGCTTAAACGGACGGACTGGGATGTACGAGGAGGCCAGATAACACATACGATACACACAATGGTTACGCCTAATGTTAGG AGGGAGGCTAGAGCGCATTTTGACTGCCCAGTCATGGTTGGAATGGAAGTAGAGAACAACGGAGGTTACGGAACAAAATTaactcattttgaaaaaagactTCTGGAG AATGAAGCTATGACCGGGACACACACCCATGAGCGCGTCTTCTCTCGTCTGACTCTAGCCGTCTTGGAGGACACGGGATGGTACCAACCCAACTATGACATGGCTGACCCTCTGGACTGGGGCAAAGGACTTGGATGTGATTTTGTTAGAAAAAGCTGTAAATATTGGATGGATAAACAACGCGAATC TCAGGAAAAATTGAGCCCTTTTTGTGATGTAATACGGGAAGAGCCATTCACATTGACGTGCAGTGTGGGTAGAAAGTCAGTAGCTCTATGTAACCTACATCAGTACAGCACGGACTTGGAGCCCAAATATCAG TATTTTGATTCATTGCCGGGAATTAGTAGCGAAGATTTAGCGAAATATGGCGGAACGTCTGAGTTAGCAGATTATTGCCCTTTTCATCAG CAAtttaattataaagaaccaAGTGGTGCTAAAAAATCTACAACGTGTCAAATTTCAGCAAATACACCAA GTAGAAGTGAGAATGTAGCAGCAGAGTATTATGGGATGGGGTCAACGTGTGTAGAGCACGGGGTAGCCTGGCGACAGTCACAGTGTGATCAATATCAAGCACAGCAGACATGGGGAGCAGGATGTTACCAG TATTCTTGTGGTAAAGATGGCCTTAAAATCACCATAGAGGGGGTAAACTATTTGTGCTCCTGGGAAGGTCAGTCGATCGAAATCAGCGTTACATCATCGGAAtacctccacacaggaaagattGTCTGCCCGTCTTGTCAAGAACTCTGCGGATCATTATGTCCTCGAGGTTCCAGACGTGGAAAAACTCTGGAACTTACAGTTAGTG AACCCGGTGATGAAGGGGAGTGTCCCAAGCTAGCTTACGATTCTATCGGAGTGTGTTCAGAAGACTGTATCGTTAGTGACCAGAGTTGCGGTTATGGCAAGAAGTGCTGCTCAAATGGCTGTGGGCATAGGTGCATGAAGTTAGTCAAATCTTTATCGACAG ATGAACCTTGCCCTGGTTTAGCCCCGGATGtcacaaggtcaaaggtcacggtAGTCACTGTTTTACTTTCATTGTCTTTCACTCTACTTTTCACAAATTtatctttataa